The sequence tcttgtaaatttgtttgagttctttgtaggttctggatattagccctttgtcagatgagtagattgcaaaaattttctcccattctgtaggttgcctgctcactctgatggtagttgcttttgctgtgcagaagctctttagtttaatgagatcccatttgtcaattttggcttttgctgccgttgcttttggtgttttagacatgaagtctttgcccatgtctgtgtcctgaatggtactacctaggttttcttctagggtttttatggtattaggtctaacatttaagtctctaatccatcttgaattaattttcgtatgagtaaggaaaggatccagtttcagctttctacttatggctaaccaattttcccagcaccatttattaaatagggaatcctttccccatttcttgtttctctcaggtttgtcaaagatcagatggctgtagatgtgtggtattatttctgaggactctgttctattccattggtctatatctctgttttggtaccagtaccatgctgttttggtgactgtagccttgtagtatagtttgaagtcaggtagcatgatgcctccagctttgttcttttgacttaggattgtcttggcaatgcgggctcttttttggttccatatgaactttaaaacagttttttccaattctgtgaagaaactcattggtagcttgatgggtatCTTGTTGCAATAAACTTTTATGCTGGAAAGTCTCTTATAATCACCTGTATTACTTTTCACAAtaacaaataaaagttttttttatttcttatgaccacaaaattttcttaaaataattatgcaaaATCATCTACATTGAGTTATTATCACAGTTATTACTAGTTCAAATAACTGACCAAACTATGTAATTGCTAGCTTCAATAACATTAAGTTGCCAATGTTCACCTATTTTGATCTACAAAAATGGTACTTTCATATGGTAATATATCACaaactttgaaaataattcttataTCTAAACAATAAGATTTTAATTAAAGGCATCTAGTAGGAGATTTTTTACTTCATATATCTAAAAATGAGTATTACTTATTGCTAAAATCAGTCAAAATCAACATCAATTATATTACCATTTAGGTTTCATTTGTTACATGAGAAACAAGATTATGCATTAGGTGACATCTTAAATATAAGACAagtttagaaaagagaaatgtgGAAATTGAGGatctagaaaattattttcctaaaaccATTATCTTTTTACTGAGAAGTCTCTGGATATCAGCCACAGTATGTGTCCCCCAAAGTGAAAATTGCTGAACCAAATGACCTCTGATCTCCCTTTCAGCAGGCAGATTCCTTGGTTATATAACTCATCAACAGGTCTTATTATCATGAATAAGACGGCTTGGTTTTAATCTGGAGAGTCATGTTATATAGTGGTTAATAGTATAATCTTTGGCACCAGATAAATGTGACTTAAATTCATATTTTGCTCTTTATGAATTTAAACTTTCCGtccctgttttaaaatttataaaagtgaaataataatagtagtagtagtaataatagccTCATAGAGTTGATTTAAATATGATAACACAGAAAAGTCCCTGGTTTAAGGTAAATGTTCTGGAAATGTTAGCTATGGGGATATTAGgtaggtgcaaaagtaattgtggtttttagcCAAATTTTTAATAATGATGATGTTAATGAAAAATCCATATTATTTTGGAAAAGTCATAAGCACTTAATCCCTTTATTAGCACCATGTTTATTTTACACTGGGGCACAACAGTTACTAACTAAACAGCCTGCCCGTATATCCAAGTCTAtcgaaataattatttttgttcttatggCAACAGATGGACAATAGCAACTGGACAAGTGTGTCCCATTTTGTTCTCTTGGGCATTTCCACCCACCCAGAAGAGCGAATCCCCACTCTTCCTTGTTTTTTCACTCATGTACACAATCAACATTTCTGGCAACTTGGCCATCATCACACTGATTCTCTCTGCTCCACGCCTCCACATCCCTATGTACATCTTCCTCAGTAATTTGGCCTTGACAGACATCTGCTTCACTTCCACCATGGTCCCCAAGATGCTGCAGAGTATTTTCTCCCCTACAAAGGTAATTTCCTACACAGGCTGTTTAGCCCAAActtatttcttcatttgcttcACAGTCATGGAAAACTTCATCCTGGCTGTGAGGGCCTATGACAGGTACATCGCCATCTGCAACCCTTTCCACTACCCTATGATCCTGACTAGGATGCTGTGTGTGAAGATGGTGGTGATGTGCCATACCCTCTCCCACCTTCATGCACTGCTGCACACCTTTTTCATGGGCTGACTAATCTTCTGTGCAGATAAGAGAATCCCTCACTTCTTCTGTGACCTCTATGCTCTGATGAAGATCTCCTACACCAGCACCTACCTCAACACCCTGATGATTCACACAGAAGGTGCTGTTGTAATCAGTGGAGCTCTGGCCTTCATTACTGCCTCCTATGCCTGCATCATTTTGGTGGTCCTCTGGATCCCCTCAGCCAAGGGCAAGTGGAAAGCCTTTTCTACCTGTGGCTCCCACCTCACTGTGGTAGCCATATTCTATGGCACCCTCAGTTGGGTCTACTTCCGGCCCCTTTCCAGCTATTCAGTGACCAAGGGTCGCATTGTAACAGTTGTGTACACAGTGGTGACTCCCATGCTGAACCCCTTCATCTACAGCCTGAGGAATGGGGATGTCAAGGGAGCCTTCATGAAATGGATGAGCAGAATGCAGACATTTTTCTTCAGATAAAACCCCAAACGCAGTTCAGAGGTTTACCTATGATTCTGGAGAAATAATGTTGTGCCTCACAGATCTGCTTTCTTTAGAACTTTCTGTGTGTGAAGAAATATCTAAGTTAGCTATATATCATGTATTTTCTCATTGGATATTACCCACAGAAATCTATTAAATccaaagtacatttaaaaaaaagaaccaccATGTACTTAGTGTGAAACACAAGCATTTCTTTAACTATAATTAACAGTGTTCTCTGCAACTAAACACTAGGGTTGTAACTCTCAGAGTTCTTACATGTAGGCAATAGAAACTGATTCTGGCTTATGCATGCAGGAAATGAGTTTCTTGAAAAGATACGTGGAGTTCATGCATTTCCAAGGCTAGGGAACTACACTCAAGAAAAATGACAAGAATAATAAAGGTCATATCATCAGAACTGCAGTGAAAATCAAATCTCAGAACCAGTCTGATGAGGACACTACTATTGCCAGCAAACTGTATTCACTGCAGCTTGTACCTCCTCCTATACTACCTGCAGTAGTCACTGGGCATAGTTCTTGGAGGTCTATAAACTACTTATTACCACATCCAGAAAGAACTGTCCACTTCTTATTCTTTTCACTACTACATCTAGATTCAAAATAACGTGTTGCATCTGACTGGTCAAGAATTTTGTCACCAACATATCCCCTAGCTGCCAGGAAAACTGGGAGAGCAATATTggtgcttttattttctataagtTTATAGAAGTCAGGTGAAATGGGGTAACTACTCCAATATAAGAAGAGGAACATAATGATAATGTCTACTCTTTGGAGTCAGAAATTATAGATGCTCCACAATGAAGCACTGTGATGCTTgccaatttgcatttttcttaaccTGCTTTACCTGCACTATTCAGGGATAAATCGAACTCCTTTTGCCTCAGCATGTTCCTGATCTCTTCTGTAGTTGATATGTGGGACTGGTCTAATAGTGGGTGAAAATTGTCTTCTGACCAATTGATACTGGGCATGAAGAACAGGTTCAAGCACCAAGAGTCTGTTAAAATGTTGATTCCTCAATATTATTAAAagatcatactgcccaaagaaatttatagattcaatgctattcctatgaaactaccaatgacatttgtcacatatttagaaaaaactattctaaaattcacatggaaccaaaaaggagcccaaatggccaaagcaatcctaagcaacaaGGACAAAGCCAGAAGCATCACGCTATCAAaattcaaactctactacaaccaaaacagcatggtactggtaccaaaacagacacacagagcaaaggaacaaaatagagaacccagaagtaaacaACTAcaatgtgatctttgacaaagtcaacaataacaggcaatggggaaaagacgccctgttcaacaaatggtgctgggctagctggctaaccatatgcagaagactgaaactggatccctacttttcaccatatacaaaaattaactcaagatggattaaagatttaaatgtaataccTGCAATTATAAGAACCCTAGGAAAACACTTTGGAAACACCATCCTGAACATGGgacttgggaaataatttatgactaagtcctcaaaagcaattgcaataaaaacaaaaactgactattagaacctaattaaactaaagatctatgcacagcaaaagcaactatcaacagagtaaacagacaacctataatatgggagaaaatattcaaaaactattCAAATCCATAAAGagcttaaacaattcaacaaataaaaaacaaccccACTTAAAAGCAGGCAAAAGATATGTACAGatatgtctcaaaagaagaaatacaagcaGGCAGCAAATATATGGAAAAGCACTCATCATCActaaacatcagagaaatgcaaatcaaaaccacagtgagataccatatcacaccagtcagaatggatatcatttaaaagtcaaaaaatggccgggtgcagtggctcatgcctgtaatcctagcactttgggagactgaggcagatgggtcatctgaggtcaggagtttgagaccagcctgccaacatggggaaactccatttctactaaaaatataaaaattagcctggtgtggtggcaggtgcctgtaatcccagctactcaggaggctgaagcaggagaatcacttgaagccagggggCAagtttgcactgagccgagatcataccactgcactccagcctgggtgacagagcaagactccatctcaaaataaataaataaaagttaaaaaaaaaaaaaaaaaaaggtaactggtGCTGGTGGAGTTGCAGAGGAAAGCAATGCTTATACAacgctggtgggaatataaattaattcagccatggTGAAAAGTGGTGTgggagtttctcaaaaaacttaaaacagaagtaccattcaacccagcaatccctattgttgaatatatacccaaaggaatagaaatcattctaccataaagacacacacccatttatgttcatcacagaactattcacaatagcaaagacatggaatcaacctagatgccgaTTAACAGTGAACTGGTATATAtccactatggaatactatgtagctattaaaaagaatgaaatcatttcctttgcagcaacatggatggagctgggggtCATTATTCtaaacaaattaatgcagaaaaagaaaaccaaatacagcatgctctcacttgtaagtgggagctaaacattgaatacacagGAACAcggagtaggaaaaaaaatagagactggGACAAACTTGAGGTTGAAGTGTGGAAGGTGGGTTGAAAAACTAGCTGTTTGGTACTATGCTCATTAGgtatgaaataatctgcacaccaaGCCCTCATGACA is a genomic window of Chlorocebus sabaeus isolate Y175 chromosome 12, mChlSab1.0.hap1, whole genome shotgun sequence containing:
- the LOC103239917 gene encoding LOW QUALITY PROTEIN: olfactory receptor 1Q1 (The sequence of the model RefSeq protein was modified relative to this genomic sequence to represent the inferred CDS: deleted 1 base in 1 codon; substituted 1 base at 1 genomic stop codon), whose product is MDNSNWTSVSHFVLLGISTHPEERIPLFLVFSLMYTINISGNLAIITLILSAPRLHIPMYIFLSNLALTDICFTSTMVPKMLQSIFSPTKVISYTGCLAQTYFFICFTVMENFILAVRAYDRYIAICNPFHYPMILTRMLCVKMVVMCHTLSHLHALLHTFFMGXLIFCADKRIPHFFCDLYALMKISYTSTYLNTLMIHTEGAVVISGALAFITASYACIILVVLWIPSAKGKWKAFSTCGSHLTVVAIFYGTLSWVYFRPLSSYSVTKGRIVTVVYTVVTPMLNPFIYSLRNGDVKGAFMKWMSRMQTFFFR